Within Kutzneria chonburiensis, the genomic segment AGCAAGGGCGAGGCAGGGGTCACGAGGGGCCGAGCCGCGACGCCGAAGGCGGCGCCATGAAACTGAGACCGGTTGAGGGTGCCTGTCCGGGGAAAACAGGCACCCCCAACCGGGGTTGGTGGCCGCGGACCGTCACCGGTTCGGGGTAGGCGCCCAGTGGACGTCAACTCGGCGCCATCTCAGCGCCGGCCCGCGGAAATCTGTGGAGTTATCTGGCCAGCGACCCGGTACGTCGCGGTCGGGGGTTCGGACGTCCCCGGGTCGCCGGCCGGTGGCGGAGGATCAGCGTTCCCGGGTCGGGGTGTCCGGGATGCCGACGCCGCCAGCTAGTGGGCCACCGCAACCGTGCTGCGGTGACGGGATCCGCGCGGCGCCGGAGCCGGCTGCTGCGCGGTGAGCATGTGTCGAGCGGGTCGCGGCGCGAGACCACCGGCGACCAGGTGTTCGTAGGCGGCGCGCCACACCGAGCACGGCGACTTCTGCTGCCGCCAGCGGGTGGAGCACTCGGGGCAGTTGCCCTTCTCGTCGGGCTCGTGCGCGGCCAGCAGGGCTCGCCAGCCGTCGGTCAGCCGAGGCAGCTCGGAGCGGGCAACGGAGAGCAGGGACGGCGCGTCCGCCCGGTCGGCCAGCTCGGACAGCATGTCCAAGCGTTCCCACACGGCATTGCGGAGCACCTGGCCGAGTATCTCGTCCACCTGAACGTCACCGTCACCTTTCCGCCTGGTCGGCGGCCTCGCGCAGTACCGTCCGCAGCTGGCCGAGCTGGCCGGCGGACAACACCGCGGTCTCCCCAGGAGGGCCCATCAGGACCACCCTGCCGTTGTCCACGACCACGGTGAGGTGCCGTTCCCGGTTGACCACATCGCGGCAGTGGATCTGCCATGCGCGCCGCTCGTCGGGGCAGCCCGCGGTCTGGTCGGCGACCACGTCCTGGGTGAACCCCTGGACTCGTCCGATCAGTTCCACTTGCTGTGTCCCTCCGTGTGCAGCCGCTTACGGAAAACTAGATTGCGACGACATCAAACGTTGTGGGGCGTCACAGCGCTGATCGGTGGGAGTTGCACGATGAGCGGTCGGCCGGGTTCGGTGCGACCGATCAGGTTCGCCGATCAGCACTTCTCGACCGGGCCGAGCAGCCCTTACTCTTCGGATGACGCCCAACGGACCGTGAGGGGGCGCAATTGAACACCATCGGTTCCCAGAGCTCGCCCGTTACGCCGGACAACTGGGAGCGCCAGGAGATGCGCGACGCGCTGGCCGGCCGGGACGTGAGTTCCGTCTACCGGCAGCTGCGCCGCGTCGGCGTGTCCCAGCGGCAGATCGCGGCGCTGACCGGCCAGTCGCAGTCCGAGGTCTCGGAGATCCTCAAGGGTCGCCAGGTCATGGCCTACGACGTGCTGGCGCGTATCGCGGACGGGCTCGGGGTCCCGCGCGGCTACATGGGCCTTGCCTATGACGAGACGACCGCCCTCAAGGTGGCCGGCTCCGTCGACGAGGCCGAGCAGCGTGAGGACGAGGAGGTCAAGCGGCGCCGCTTCCTGCAGCACGCGGCCTCCGTGACGATGGGCGCCCAGGTGCTGGGCCCGGACAGCGGCGCATGGGTGCCGACCGCGGCCCAGACGCCGACCCCGAACCGGATCGGCACCACGGACGTGCGGCAGATCGAGGCCGCGACCAGGGCGTTGCGCTCGCTGGACTACCAGTACGGCGGCGGGTTCTGCCGGGACGCGGTGGTCGCCCAGCTGTCGTGGACCCGCCAGCTGCTCGAGGTCGAGGCGGCCGAGCCGGTGAAGCTGCGGCTGTTCAAGGCCGTCGCCGACATGCACAGCCTGGCCGGCTGGACCTCGTTCGACACCGGCCTGCTGGACTCGGCCCGTACCCACTTCGCCAAGGCCCTCGAGCTGGCCAAGATGGGCAACGACAACGGCCTCGTCGCCAACATCCTGTACCGGATGGGCCGCGTCTACCTGCACAACGACGCCGCCGGCGAGGCGCTGAAGATGTTCCAGCTGGGCCAGATCGCCGCCCAGGAGTCGGGCTCCGCGCTCACGGTCGCGGTGCTGTGCGCCAACGAGGCCTGGGCCTACGGCATGCTCGACCGGCCCGACCAGGTGCAGCGCATGATCAGCCGCACCCGGGACGAGTTCGAGCGGGCGCAGAGCGAGGAAGCCCCGAGCTGGGTCAAGTTCTTCGACGTCAACGACCTGCACGGGATGATCGGCTCGGCCCTTTCGGCGCTGAGCAAGTTCGACGACAACCGCGTCAAGTACGCGCCGCTCGCGGTGAACGAGCTGATCAAGTGCACCGAGGGCTACGAGAGCAACATGCAACGAACCCACGTCTTCGGGCTCTCCATGTTGGCGGAGAACCATATGCGCGTCGGAGACGTAGACCAGGGCGTGAAGATCGGCAACCACGCCATGCGCCTCGGCGAGTCGATCAAGAGCAAGCGGATCTCGGACCGGTTGATGCCGCTGCAGTTGGAGGCCGGCCGGCGCAAGAACAACTCGGCGGCGCTCGACCTCGCCGAGCGGATCAAGGTGTATCGGACGGTATGACCAAGTGACTGCTTCGTTGTCGGACGGACGCTCCACCAGGGATCGGCTACGGGCCGTCCTCGGTCAGGCGTGCGCGGAGGTCGGGCTGGACGCGACCGGTGCTGAGCTCATCCGGTTCGTGAACAACGCTGTCTTCCGGCTGGCCCGCCACCCGGTCGTGGTGCGGATCGTGCTGACCCCGGGGCTGCGGCACCGGGCCGACAACGTGGTGAACGCCGCCCAGCTGCTGGCCGACTACGGCGTGCCGGCGGTCGAGCTGCTGCCCGACGTCCAGCAGCCGCTGCACATCGGCGAGCACTCGCTGACGTTCTGGCAGGAAGTGCCGGACACCGGCGACGAGCCGACCGCGGTCGAGCTGGCCAACCTGCTGCGGCAGATGCACGAGATCCCGGTCGAGGACGCCAGCCTGCCCGAGTGGAACCCGATCGACGACCTGCGCCGGCGGATCGGCGACGCCGAGGGCTGGGACTCCGACGACGTGGAGTTCCTGCTGCGCCGGTGCGACGACGTGGAGACCCGGCTGGCCGAGGTCCGCTACGAGCTGCCGCCCGGTGTCGTGCACGGCGACGCCCACCTGGGCAACCTGATCACCACCCCCGGCGGCACGGTGCTGTGCGACTTCGACACCACCTGCGTCGGCCCGCGCGAGTGGGACCTGGTGCCGATCGCCGTCGGCCAGCTCCGGTTTCACCACACCGTGAACAAGCACGAGATCCTGGCCGACGCCTACGGCTTCGACGTCACTCGGTGGGATGGATTCCCGGTGTTGCGCGAGGTCCGTGAGCTCAAACTCACCGCCGCCGTGCTGCCGATCGCCCGCAGCAACCCGAACATCCGTTCCGAGCTGCGCCGCCGACTTCGTTCGGTTCGTGTCGGCGACACCTTCACCAGGTGGGTCCCTTACCGGTAGCGTCACATCCCGGTAACGCGGTGCCCGACCGGTACGACGTCACAGGCATCGTGTCGTTGACGCTGGTGAGG encodes:
- a CDS encoding helix-turn-helix transcriptional regulator, with protein sequence MRDALAGRDVSSVYRQLRRVGVSQRQIAALTGQSQSEVSEILKGRQVMAYDVLARIADGLGVPRGYMGLAYDETTALKVAGSVDEAEQREDEEVKRRRFLQHAASVTMGAQVLGPDSGAWVPTAAQTPTPNRIGTTDVRQIEAATRALRSLDYQYGGGFCRDAVVAQLSWTRQLLEVEAAEPVKLRLFKAVADMHSLAGWTSFDTGLLDSARTHFAKALELAKMGNDNGLVANILYRMGRVYLHNDAAGEALKMFQLGQIAAQESGSALTVAVLCANEAWAYGMLDRPDQVQRMISRTRDEFERAQSEEAPSWVKFFDVNDLHGMIGSALSALSKFDDNRVKYAPLAVNELIKCTEGYESNMQRTHVFGLSMLAENHMRVGDVDQGVKIGNHAMRLGESIKSKRISDRLMPLQLEAGRRKNNSAALDLAERIKVYRTV
- a CDS encoding phosphotransferase enzyme family protein, which produces MTASLSDGRSTRDRLRAVLGQACAEVGLDATGAELIRFVNNAVFRLARHPVVVRIVLTPGLRHRADNVVNAAQLLADYGVPAVELLPDVQQPLHIGEHSLTFWQEVPDTGDEPTAVELANLLRQMHEIPVEDASLPEWNPIDDLRRRIGDAEGWDSDDVEFLLRRCDDVETRLAEVRYELPPGVVHGDAHLGNLITTPGGTVLCDFDTTCVGPREWDLVPIAVGQLRFHHTVNKHEILADAYGFDVTRWDGFPVLREVRELKLTAAVLPIARSNPNIRSELRRRLRSVRVGDTFTRWVPYR